TGAGAGGtggcgttttttttttctcgagcgcctcgtaaaatattatttattataatttcaccttatttaatttattaaaaattaaattttataatttattgtgaattaatttttatataattattcaagTTTTATGATCCGTATAGCaggtttaatggaataatttaattaattagagtttttttcttttctttttaaatgatattttttttcaatttcaacttcaatattaaatttattaagaattagatttcataatttattttgatttgttttttataagattattcaGTTTCATAATCCAGGTTATAAATTTTGCTAATTAACTgggtaaattttattgttttattatgttttttttttagattgatttttttcttctaattttaacATTCAACTATTAGTTGATTAAAAGTAGAGCTGCATAATTTATTCCAATTTACTTATGAGGTTATTTTTGATCTTATAACCCGAGTCGTgagtttgatatattaaatttagttgatttgagttttttttttttttcatcattcaatactaagttgataaaaattatgttttatattttttttaatttgttttatataaaattattatggtctcatatttttttctctctaaagtTAGCAACATTTAAAtacatcttttttatgtttaagagTTTTTGGATCCAACCGTAGCAGGCGACGATACTGTGAAACTACTAAATTTACTTGGTTTTGAACTTTTGACAAATTACAATAGTTAAACATGAAGAAGAATTAGGGatcagtgaaaaaaaattaaaaactagaaTGCCCCTGGTGAGGTTCGAACTCACGACTTCTTGCTTAAAAGGCAAATGCACTACCACTGTGCTACAGAAGCTTTCTTGCTAGAACTTTCTAGcaaacattatttataatttttttaaactcaagCCGTTGAGTGGAGGTGTACTTCAGTAAACAAGAACGACACCTGTGGACAAGGGTGAgtacaaaaattgaaaaactgattaaataaaaataaaaaaaccagttcgtaaaaaaaacccaattaaacttaataaaattttaaaaaaatcgacCGGTTCAGTACTTGCTAGTACTAGTACAtctgaaaatttttaattggctAGTTGTAAATAGCCCCGGACTATATAACAAAGAATTATACCGGACTTACCTACACCGGGGTATTGACGGTGATTCTTAAATATCGCAAAACAGAATGTGATATGATGAGATAGAATGCAATAGAAAAAAGAGCACAGGGAAAGGCTACTCTTAACGGTCAAAGCGAACCCTTTCATTCCGAATTAAAGAATTTATAAGTCTAAAACTACGAAAACTAAACCGAACCCGaatgaaaaaaaccaagccaaactaaaaaaaacagagtcaaACAGGTTTGAACcgatttttatcttaaaaaatcaaatcgaaacCGGCCAATTCAAActggttttagttttagtttttaaaattttttttgatttgattattttttatgataaaaactGAATCGAACCGAAAATAATCAGTTCTTCTAGTTGGTGCCTGCATTGAATATcttaaattctttctttttatttttaaagtccCACCATTTATTTTCCCCCTGCTAATTGAACACAAGGCAGACACGAAACAGTTAATGGTGGCAATGTCACTGCTATTCATTACTGGAATCACAGCATTTGGAACCATAACTTGAGTTACTTTCTCTGATAGATATATCCCAACTGTTCTGTTGAAAGCTAAAATCTTGTAGGATGGAACAAAACGTGATCTTTACAAAGTTTTCctattaaattatgttaatgtatacttcaatattagattgttaGAAATTATAGAAATATATGAGGAAGACAGCTACAGAGCAATCAGGAATAAAATGACTTTGTAATTTAAACCACTCCTCCCTCTCACAACCtgcaatatatgtatatataacataaaattactCAAATtcacaattacaaaaaaagcaaatagaaatgaagaaaacactCCTAAACtcaagtaaaagaaaaacaaaattgcaagtGTATCTAAATAATCCattgttcaaaaaaatttaaaaaccaaaaacatccCTTGCCctcatgttatgttttttttttttaaatgatagatTAGTAATTTAActgttcaataaaaatataaaaaaatcaatttacccCAAATATATTTGTAATGCCAATTGAATCCTgtgaaaaaactattttagcTCCTAAAACCCAGCTTTTTCCAGTTTTCCTCACAAACATGTAGGGTAAAATtgttactacattgttgcgatCCACTGTACACTAAGTCTTAGTTGATAGTGAAAGGTTGAACACAAAGATTATTTGGAAACGTGGCTAtacttgtgttttaaaaaaattaacttttttatattttagatatgtgctgattttaaaaatatatttttaaaaaatattattttgatatatttcagtatGAAAAATAACTGCAACTACATTTCCAAACAAACCTGGCTATAATGAAAGGTTGATAGAGtttagtttttgttctttttaattaagacTTACTTTTCTAATCATGATAACTTTTTCTGtaaaaaacaatacatataatataaaatatatttatgtaaaatacatgaattattggaagtttttatgaatatttattttaattgtttttaatatttattcaataaactatgttgccaacaaaaaaatattgttaaaaaaaagagtgttgataaataaaaatatatttttttcttcaaaattgaaattattgcttcttcttttttaatatctacTATAATtatcacataattaaataaaaaaaataaaattggtaagCGCCCTCAGCATCCCGCGATCATAACCAGTTCTAACCAAGATATCAAGTATCTAAGCAGTATCGATGTCTGAATGGAAGATGTTATTACCCAAAATGAAAAACAgtataccataggttcataaacAATGAACATCAATATTATTATCAGATGTCTGAATTAACAGCATAGTGTCTGCAAAAAAATACCCTGTGGGTGGAAGAACTGTTATTTTACAAGCATCGAAAACCTCATGGGGCCTGAGGTGGGTTCGGACAAGATGATATTCAACAAAGAGATCAGCGGACTCTGCCAGAAATCTCCACAGGTCGAGCCTGGATCTATGACTAGCTGATGATGGTTGATCCTAGCTTTGGATAGATGATTATAATTTTGACCTGTATTTCCCTGCTAGACATTTGGCCTTCATGCAATTATTGTTTTCAATAAATGGATCATAATTTAGATGAAGCACCGGCAAGAGCATGATTGACCAGCTCCCGCCTTAGGATCTTCCCTGCGGGAGATTTTGGAATGGCACTGATGAAGGCCACTCGTCTTATCTTCTTGTATGGTGCAACCTGCAAGAAGATGGCAACATAAGGGAATCATCCTCGATTGACGAGGGCAGTGATCCATAGGACATTccagaagaaaattaaaacatgcaATCTCAAATCAAATTCAGAATTCTGCAAGTTGTTATTTAGCCAACCAAGGAAATCAACCACTAGATCCGAATTCCAGAAGCAGAATGTCCTATCTATCTCCAAAAGGATCTCTATATTTTAATGGGGATATTGTTCTTTCACATGGCAAATGCAAAAATAAGTGATCCCACAAGGCATATTATAAGAGACACCACCTAACCAATTTGTCATTTTAGGCAACAACAGGGCAAGATTTAATATGGTAGAGATCCAGAGATGCGTGCAAGCATCTGCATCTTAAATTAAGAGGTGCCAAATCATCATGGTTTATGCAGAAGCTTACCTGTTTTGCAATGGAATCCATGATTTGAGCCTCAGTAATATTGCTTCCTGGTTTCCTCACCACATAGGCCATGGGAATTTGCCCTGCCTCTTCATCAGGATACCTGCTCCAAGATACCAAAACCAATGATACGAGTGGACGGGGATCTTCAGTagaatcaaacataaataaacaaataagtaGATTCTGAAAGCAAGAAATTCACTGGAAGAATCTGATACTAAATACATTTCCATAAACATTTACCCTTAACAATAACTAGATTCAATACAACTGGTAAGTAAAATGATCACCTTATACATTTTAACGGTATctgtcaaaagaaaaaaaattggatttccCCAAGAAAAAAGCACCAGAAGATGAAATTCACAATTTTCATGAATTGAGATATCTTATCTAATCCATGCAGCGAGTTATCAACAAGTGCACTCTTTCTGATTGTCATCCTCAACAGAAGAATCTCTCTTGCTtcctcaataaataaaataagctaAGATAAACTTACAAAACCAGCAAAAAGAATTTGAAGCAAGAACAAAATTACTATATTGCGAAAAATATACACACATAGGatcaaattttaagaaatagaaaaatagcATGCGATCCATCATGTTTCAGGAATGAGCTAATGAATCAAAGAGAACTTCAGACTCATGTCTGTGTGAAATAGCCAGCTGCTTGCTGTTAGAAATTGATGCGGAaatcgatgaaaaaaaaagcaacaccCTGCATACACAAGTATAAATATACCAGCATGACATTGCGGCATGAGTAGCAGATGAAACAGCTAGACAACTTACGGAATCACAGCAGCATCAGCAATTTCAGGATTAGACTGAAGTAACTTTTCCAACTCAGCAGGGGGCACCTGAAAATAATCAATCATATGGTGAGATAACAACATTCCTGATAGTTCAAATTAGATTTACAATCCTATTGTCCATCGCAGTCAAGACTATGCTAATATAATCCAATCACCTGAAATGCCTTGTATTTAATCAACTCCTTTAGCCTATCAACAATGTAAAGGAACCCGTCGGAGTCAAAATAACAAAGATCCCCAGTCTTTAACCAACCTTCTGGATGTAAGGTTTCCGCAGTTGCCTTCTCATCTCCTACATAACCTGCACTAACACCATTGCTCTGCTTGTTAAAGAACAAGCTTATTAGACATGTTAATTTATTTGTCTGTCTTTCAATTAACCAGCATCTTCAGTGAATACCATGGTGTATATGAACTTCTATCTGTTCCAGAATAGCATCTAAAAAGGGGTAAAATATTTGAACTCTATCCTACACTATGTCCAAAAATTCCACATAAATAAATGCTTGTCAGGTGAGATGCATTTTTCTGTGTCAGGTGGCCTAAAAAAGAGAGTAACAATGACCGgttgaaatgcattaaaaattaACAGCCAATATGTCCTTGATCACTACCTTTCATGACAGTTGGCCCTCGCAACCAAAGCTCCCCTCTCTGGCCAGGACCCAAGGCCTCTCCAGTTTCAGGATCAACAATTTTAGCTTCCATATTTTCAGACAGGCGACCGACAGAAGCATGCTGGCTAGTCTCTTCAGGTCCTAGAGTCCTTGTTGCCCCTCCTCCAGTCTCAGTCAACCCATATCCCTAAAATTCCAAATACAATGCACAATCCTTATTCAACAACATTTTCAAAATGCAATAATCTTCAAACACTCACACgatcattttattaaacaacCTAGTCAAAACGCAATGacttttctaaaaaacactACATTCAACGTCAGTACTGCTCCACTTGGCTTGCCATTCAAACTAGCCTCAAACGGAGTCCATAGTTGAATGGATTGTAAATGCTGACCAATACCATTCAACTTCAATAAACTATCAAGATGTTGAAAATTGACCAAATCCACCATCAATAATAGAACATAAACATTTCTGATTGGTGTCCCcactaaatttaatttacagagttctaaaattatatgtttgttGGTGCCATCGAAAAAGTGCTTTCTCAGGCTGAAAAAGCTTTCATACCAAAAAGCATTGCATTTAAGTAAAACCATCAACTGCTTTCTTCCACCCATATATTACTTTGCTCAGCACATGAAATGAAAGTAGCAAACACACCGATGACACTAGTGATCAGGACAATAACATATAGAcagttattattaattttagcaaaTATGAGGTTCCCTTTagcaatttaaatcaaaatatattgattGAAGTCTCAAAAAGGGATCACCTGTACTATTTCAACGTGTGGAAATTTCTCTTTAAACTTATCAGCAACCTCCTTCCCTAGTGGTGCGCCACCGCAGCCAAGTGATCTTAGCGAACTCAAATCATACTTCTCAGTCAGATCCGATTTCACAAACGCCACAATAAGCGGTGGCGACACCGGCATGTAAGTAACTCCATATTTTTCTACATGTTTCAACATTTGTACGAAATCAAATCTCTCCATCAAGACCAAAGTCTGCCCTATCGAGAACGCATTTATTGACATAAAGAACCCAAAAACATGAAACAAAGGCAATATAAACAGAGAAACTGGAGGTTGCTCAGGTTGATTCGGTTCGGGTTCTTTCATGTTGTGATGAAAACCGGAGATTAAAGCGATTAAGTTCCGGTGAGTCAATGCCACTCCTTTGACTCGCCCTGTTGTGCCTGAGGAGTAAAGAATAGCCGCAATGTCAGACTGACTCACTTCAACCCGGGGTTGTTTGGCTTGTGGTTTGGGCTGAGTCAACAAGGAGGTGAACTCGGGGGAGTCAATGAGGATGGTGccaagagggagggagggaagcTTGTGGGCAGTTTGGGAGGTGGCAAAGGCGATCTTGGGTTTACAGAGTTGGATTTGGTGAGCCAATTCGGAGTCTGAACTCAGCGGATTGGCGGGAGAGATGATGACACCGAGGTACATAAGAGATAAATAAAGAACGGGGACGTGGAGGGAAGGTGGGCAGAGGATAAAAGCAACGTCCTTGTTGTTTAAAGAGTAGTGGTTCTTGAGAGATGAAGAAAGAGAGTGAATTTGGTCGATGGCTTGAGAGTAAGTTAGAGACTCGCCTGTGGAGGGTATGGTGAGGTAGTTGGTGGTAGTGGTGGGGACGGTGGAGGAttggaggagagagaggatgaAATGGGTGATGGAGAGAGGCTGATGGGGTGGTGGAAATGGAGTAGAAGGTCTGAGACTGTGAAAGGTTTTGGTTTGTTGGCAGAAACCAGTTCTTGGGTTGATTGACTCCATTGCCATCTTGATATGGAAGACAAGCAAAATGGACGAGGAAGAAGAGTTTCAATGCTTGTGTCTCTGTTTCTGTTTCAGTTTGTGCGTGTGTGGTCTTGGCTGAAGGAGGAAGATTGAAACTGTCAGAGATATATTTGGGAGCAGATCTGTCGTTTTCTGTTTTGTATTTCTTTGACTAAtgagttgattattattattattactattcaaatgaaagattttttttaagtttgtagTAGAATTTGCTAACGTGACTCAAATGCTATtcgataaaaatttaaactttttatatatttttaaattattttaatatattaatatcaaaaataaaattatttaaaaaaatattatttgaatttttttaagaaaatattttaaaaaataatcattattatattactatatatatttttatattttcttaataaccTTGTATGGTGGCTGCCTTCGAAGGAAGGGAagacctttctttttttctactgattttttattttcttgtcaaTGTCATAGCTGTTGTTCATAGAAAGTATaaaggtttctttttttaatgtgactgtgaaaatgagttttcaagaaaatattaaaaaaataaaatattttttaatatttaataatattataaaaataaatgaaaaaatattttcagtatttgattatattataaaaaataaataaataaacttatgtttattaaaataacatgaaccaaacctaattgataaaataaattcaagaagaataaaattttaaaaaataatctagttttataaattattttaaataaaaacaaatagccaCCAAAAAATAGAGACCAAATCTaacatataaaaagattaaaagacaatgaaattaaaaaaaaaataaacaatgtcataaattattttaagtaaaatacataatgatcaaaataatatgaaccaAATCTTATAGATAAagaatttcaactaaaaaataaattaacaaaaaataaaaaattaggatcAAGATTGatatagtaattaaattaaatcaaattccaagataaaattgaaaaaaataaataaataataaaaactaaatatataacaataaaaatattgaggaccgaatatgatataattaacaaataataatatatttttaattttttcataacttatagaaagtatttttctttcaaaataaaataaaaaattcttggaaaacaaactaaattttctttattttgaaaaaatgttttctattaataaatttttcttaaggctacaagaataaaaatgtttagaaaaataatatttaggaaactattttttttatgaaacagaCATGGCTTTAAAATGTGTTTGACAATAGATGTATAATACTTTtgtaaaactatttttcaaatgaaaaatatattaaaataatattctattaatttttatattaatatttttaaaattattaaaaatatattattttgatatatctttaaacaaaaaacactttacaaa
The genomic region above belongs to Populus alba chromosome 12, ASM523922v2, whole genome shotgun sequence and contains:
- the LOC118044728 gene encoding 4-coumarate--CoA ligase-like 9 — encoded protein: MAMESINPRTGFCQQTKTFHSLRPSTPFPPPHQPLSITHFILSLLQSSTVPTTTTNYLTIPSTGESLTYSQAIDQIHSLSSSLKNHYSLNNKDVAFILCPPSLHVPVLYLSLMYLGVIISPANPLSSDSELAHQIQLCKPKIAFATSQTAHKLPSLPLGTILIDSPEFTSLLTQPKPQAKQPRVEVSQSDIAAILYSSGTTGRVKGVALTHRNLIALISGFHHNMKEPEPNQPEQPPVSLFILPLFHVFGFFMSINAFSIGQTLVLMERFDFVQMLKHVEKYGVTYMPVSPPLIVAFVKSDLTEKYDLSSLRSLGCGGAPLGKEVADKFKEKFPHVEIVQGYGLTETGGGATRTLGPEETSQHASVGRLSENMEAKIVDPETGEALGPGQRGELWLRGPTVMKGYVGDEKATAETLHPEGWLKTGDLCYFDSDGFLYIVDRLKELIKYKAFQVPPAELEKLLQSNPEIADAAVIPYPDEEAGQIPMAYVVRKPGSNITEAQIMDSIAKQVAPYKKIRRVAFISAIPKSPAGKILRRELVNHALAGASSKL